GTATAGGTTTTGCCCGTGCCCGTTTCCATTGCAATATCCAGCACTTGACTGCCGTCTGAAAAGATCGTTTCAATCTGATTGGCTTGCTGAAGCGTGCGGATATTGTCTTTGTACTGGTGTTCTGAAAGCATCAGACTTGGGTTTTCGCCCCGTTCGTTGGACGAAGGCTCTGCCCGATCAAACACGCTCAAGACCGCCTGCACCGCCACCATTTGGTGCGGCAGATTTTTTTCATAGTGAAAGCCTGCCATATCAATACCTCACCAGTAGGCTGATGTTGAGCTTTTTGCGGTTGGTGTAGCTGTGCAGTGCCTGTTGTAACTCTTTTTGCTTGGCACTGTCCACATTGTCGCCAAACAGCACAATCCGTTCGGGCAAGAAGTGATTGTCTTGATCGAGCTTGTGCAACAAGGCTTTGATCGCCCTACTGTCAAAACCTGCCTGCACGATATACAAGGTATTGCCACACCAATTTGCAAAATAATCGCCTAAACTGACCGCTTGCAGCGGCGTGGTGAGCGGATTGCCGTCATACAGTCGCCACGTGGTGAGCAACGTGCGGTATTGCTCATCACTTAATTCGCCCACCGTAGGCAGCTCTTGCTGTGGCTGAAAATCGTCATCCGCCAACGCCCGAAAATCGGGGACGGTTTCAAAAATCTGAAAACCCAAATCGCCGTTGAAATCGGGGAAATCCTGCCGAATTTTCACCGCACTTTTTTCAATACGGGCTTGGGTGATGTCAAAAATGGTGCAATAGCCCGCCTTATAGGCTTCACTTTTTTTGTCCGTTTCTTCGGGCAGTTGCACACAGATAAATTGACGGTTTCCACCATCTTCGGCATTGAGTTGCATCACGGCGTGGGCGGTGGTGCCAGAACCAGCAAAGAAGTCCATTATTAGATCATTTGAATTGCTGCTTAATCTTAAAATTTGAGTAATTAAACGTACTGGTTTTGGTGTGTCAAATAAAGAAATATCATTAAATAATTTTTTAATTTCTCTTTTCGCCTCTTGATTATTACCAAAATATTCAGAAAACCACAATGTATCCGCTTTTTTACCCTGCTGAACTTCTGATAAAAATCTTTTTAGACGTGGGAATGCAGTTCCATTTTTACCAAACCAAATTCTATTTTCTTGAATTAACTTTTCTAAATTTTCTTGTGAATAAACCCAATGCTTTCCTTTTGGAACATTAAAAACCTGTCCATTTGGGCTAATAACATCAAAATATCCACTACTTCTTTCCTCATTTGCAATCAAATCACCAGAAGACCAAACACCTCTTGGGTCATTATCAGGATTTGAAAATCTTGCATTCATTTTTTCTGTTCTTGGTAAGAGTTTGATTTCTATATTGGAAATTATTTTTGCATAACAAAAAATATATTCGTGTGAATTTGAAAAATATTTTGCATCATTTTTTGTACTATGAATTTTTTGCCAAGCGATTTCGCCAACAAAATTCTCTTCCCCAAACACTTCATCACATAACAATTTCAACTGTGCCTGTTCGTTATCATCAATGGAAATAAAAATCACACCATCGTCTTTTAATAATTGACGGGCGACATATAGGCGGGGATACATAAAGGTCAGCCACGCACTGTGGGAATTGGATTTTTTGGCGGTAAAGTCTAAGACACGTTTCGCTTCCTCAATAGACATAGTCGCCAACTCTGCAAGCTGTTCGGGGCTGAATTTGCGGTCGTCCTGATAAACAAAGCCGTCCGAACCCGTATTGTAAGGCGGGTCGATATAAATCATTTTGACTTGGTTTTGGTAGGCGTTTTTAAGATGCTTTAAGACTTCTAAATTATCGCCTTTGATCAGCAGGTTTTGGCTATGTCGGTTTTGGGCTTGTTGATTGTGCGTTGCGTCTTCAGCCAACAGCGTCTGCGGTGGGCAATCCCGCAGATAACGGGCGTAAGATTTGCCCAGCCAATTGAGCGAATACGCCTCACGATTGAGCGGCACATTGGCAGATTGCAGGCTTTCCGCCATTTTTTCGGGCAAAAACGCCCCGTTTTTATCAAAACAGTGGGGAAAATGCGTTTTAAGCAGGGAAAGAGAAGGATTTTCAGTCGTTTCGGCAAACAAGGTTTCGGTCGGAAGCGTCATTGCAGACCTCCCAACGTTGCATTTTTTATAAAGTTATGGCAGGTGCGGTGCGGTGCGGTGCGGTGCGGTGCGGTGCGGTGCGGTGCGGTGCGGTGCGGTGCGGTGCGGTGCGGTGCGGTGCTTAGCATTGTGTTTCCTCGCAAAATTTTAAGTCAAGAAAAAATTTTGCGATTATACTCGCTTTGAGCTAAAACTGCTACCAGCTGTCATATATTTGAAAATCTCGCCATTCATTGTACTTAAAACTGTACTTACTAACGTAACGTTGAGGAAACTTAACCGCTAGTCTTCGTAACGCACAACGCATTAATCAAGCAGCATCAAACCGAAATAACAAAAGCCACGCAGTTGCGAAGCTTCAATCAGATAGTATGACATTTCCGCTCTAATTGCGTGGTGTGAGGGACTACCTAAAAACATAATCATCTCTCTTTAGTCATTTCTAATCTAATAATAATTATGTAATTTTCTAAACAGAAAAACATTTAGAAATGCAAATACATTATCATTTTTTACCTTTTAAAAAATAACGCTTTTTATTTTCCTTTGCTTGAAAATCATGGTAGTAGTCTGTATCAAATAGCGAAATAGATTCAATTTCAGACACTCGAATTGCACAACGAAACTTTCTTAAGTCAGAAAGATTATCACTACTAAAGTCAATTCCTTTCTTTCTATAGACCTCAATATAGTCGCAGTCAAATTTCAATGCTAATGTATCTTTATCTCTATATCCACTTTTGAACGGAATAATGACGATATTATCTAAATCTGCACTTTCAAACTACTCACTATCTACAAGTCCAACATAAACCTTTTTTGATTTTAGCGATACTTTAACCAGTAAATCATTTTTAACCGCTTGTATGATTATTGATAATACACCATTTACACGCCCCAATTCATTATACTTATCATCTATATTATTTTTATTCTCTATTTCTCCTCTTAGCAAGATGAAGGAAAATACAACTAGGATAATATACTCTAATTTTATGCCAATGGTATCTCGTATAGAAATAAACCAAGAATAAAAAACTCAACTGGTTTATCAAAAAAACACTCACTAATCAAGCTAATAATACATTCTAACAATACAAAGAACAAAAAAAGAAAAGCACCTTTAAGCAGAAACTCAAGTCCAAATTTAGCTAAATGGACATAAGCTTCCCAACCAGTGCTTCTCTTTAATAAAACTTTTTCAGGAGAATAGTTACTTGTGTAGTAATAACCTAACACAAGCACTAACATAACAATAACGATTCCCAACTATTTCCTCTGTTGCTGTGCTGGTGCGGATAAGGCTTGAGCATGTTTCTGTATTGCTGCACGCACATGCTGATTTGTATAATCGACTTCAAGAGAACCATCGCTATGAATTTTTACTCTTCCATCAAAAATAGTCGTTGGCTGCTGGATAGTAAAAACCGTTTTGTACAGACCATCAATTTTATTTGATGCTTTTTTAAGTAATTCAAACATAATGATTTCCCCATAAAATCGTGCACCTATCGTTCACTTTGAAATATGGTACTCAAGAATTCTTATCAAATCAATCAAAAAAGCATTTGCTAACATCATTTCATTGTTTCTTTCTCACGAGCATCGCTTAGTGCTATTACTAGCTCGATATGATAAATTTTCCAGTTGTCTGCAATTTATCGCTATAATAGCAATAGTTCGGGCAAAATTTTTCGCCCTTATTTTGTTTTATCTCTAGCGAGAACCCTATGACTCAAACCTTTATCCTTGGCAAAGATGCCGCATTAGAAGACAGTATTGCGAATTTCCAAACCAAGCTGAAACAGCTCGGTTTTAATATTGAAGAAGCCTCGTGGCTTAACCCTGTGCCGAATGTGTGGTCGGTGCATATTCGGGATAAAGATTGCCCGCAATGTTTCACCAACGGCAAAGGGGCAACGCAGAAAGCGGCACTGGCTTCGGCATTGGGTGAATATTTTGAGCGTCTTTCCACGAACTATTTTTGGTCGGATTTCTATCTCGGTAGCAAAATGGCGGAAGCGGATTTTGTGCACTATCCATCGGAAAAATGGTTTGCGATTGAAGATGAAGAAACTTTGCCTGATGGCATTCTCGATCCTTTTTTGCTTGACTATTTCGATCCCAATGGCGACCTCACCCCTGATCTGTTAGTCGATCTGCAATCGGGTAACTACGATCGGGGTATCGTGGCGTTGCCGTACACTCGCCAATCGGATCAGCAAACCGTTTACATTCCGCAAAGCATTGTGGCGAATTTGTTTGTGTCGAACGGAATGTCGGCAGGTAACAGCCAAAACGAAGCTCGTGTGCAAGGCTTGTCGGAAGTGTTTGAGCGTTTTGTGAAAAACCGCATCATCACAGAGGCAATCAGCCTGCCTGAAATTCCACAAAGTGTGATTGACGGCTATCCAACCATCAAAGCCTCTATCGAAAAATTGGAAGAAGAAGGCTTCCCGATTCTCTGCTATGACGCCTCTCTCGGCGGTGAATTCCCCGTGATTTGTGTGATTTTGCTCAACCCAAATAACGGCACTTGCTTTGCGTCCTTTGGGGCTCACCCGAATTTCCAAGTGGCGTTTGAGCGTACCGTAACGGAATTGTTGCAAGGGCGTGGTTTGAAAGATTTGGACGTGTTCGCCCCACCATCATTCAACAATGATGACGTTGCCGATCACGCCAATTTGGAAACCCATTTCATCGACTCAAGCGGTCTGATTTCGTGGGATTTATTCAAGTCGGAAGCGGATTACGCCTTCGTCCATTGGGATTTCTCTGGCACGACCGAGCAGGAATTTGCCAACTTAATGGCGATTTTCAACAAATATGAGCAAGAAGTGTACATTATGGATTACGAACATTTGGGCGTGTACGCTTGCCGTATTCTTGCCCCAGGAATGTCGAATATCTATCCATCAGACGATTTGATCTACGCCAACAACAATATGGGAATGGATTGGCGGGAAATTCTGCTTGACTTACCGTATTTCCACCACGATGCACAAACCTACCAAGAGTTGCTAGACGAGTTAGACGAACAAAGCATTGACGATATGACCCGTGTGCGTGAATTTATCGGTATCGTGGCGGAAAAAGGTTCGGCAATGCAAACCCTACGCATTGGCGAGTTGAAAGCGATGTTGCACTTAGCCCTTGGCAATTTGGAGCAGGCGTTAGATTGGGCGAACTGGACGGCAAATATGAACGCCAGCGTGTTCAGTGCCGAACGCAACAACTACTATCGCTGCTTAATTCAATCCATCGAGCTTTTCCTTGATGAAAACCGTGAACCAACGCAATATCGAATGGTGTTCGAGAAAATGTACGGCGTTGAGGCGGTCGATTTTGCGTGGAAAGCCATTCAAGGCGGCAACCCATTCCACGGCTTGCAAGGGGCGGACGAAAGCCTTGAGAGCCTAAAAGCTCACCAAAAATTGCTTGATGCCTACCAAAAAGTGCAGAAAGCGAAGGTAAACCCTATCGCTAGATAGCCACAAGCGGTCACTTCCATCGTATTTTTTGCAATTTGCAAAATTTTTATCGGAAGTGACCGCTTGTATTCAGTTCACAGCAAAAAGCACCTTACTGTTCGATCAATTTTTTAGTTAAATCAATCACTTGCTGAATTTGTTCGGCAGATAATTTTCCTTCCGACACAAATTGCACTTTGCCGTTTTTATCTAATACGGCGATAAAACTCTCTTTTTCTTTCAACCCCCACGCATTTTTTACCGTGCTGGCTTGGTCTAACACGACTAAAGTATGTGGATTTTTCAATTTGCCTTCTTCCGCTGAACTTTTTACAAACGATCCTGTGGCAATAATGGCATCATCTGCGTTGATGATCGTGGTGGTTTGGTATTTTGAACGGTCGAAATTCGCTTGGCGGATCGCATTCATCAGCGGCTCATTTTTCTCTTTCACACTGCTTCTGCCTGCAATATGTTGCAACACCCGCACTTTTCCAGCCAACGTCGCAGACGACCAATTTTTATAGATCACGCTTTTGCCTTGTACGACAAGTTCTCCATCTGTTGCAACGCTCACCGCAGGTAAAGCATAATTCAGCTGCACATTATGTGCCCAAGCACCATTTGCAAAAAATACGCCTAAAGTGACCGCTTGTAATAAAAATTTTTTCATCTTTTTTCCTTTTTACGATTGAATTTCGCCTAGCTGGCAACAATATCTGCCAGTCTATAACGAAAAAAGAAAATCAACAAAGCTGATCTCTCTGCTTGAGTGGAATTTCTTCTCGTTTAATCACTGAATTTATGCTATTTTATCGACTGTTTTTCCGCTTAAAACGGAAAGTGTCTTATCTACATTTATTTTTATTATAAGGAGCTTATATGCAACAAGGCGGCGGAATGGAAATGATCTTTATTTTGGTTATTTTCGGTTTGATTTTCTATTTTATGATTTACCGTCCACAAGCAAAACGCCAAAAACAACAACGTGAATTATTGGCAAGCCTTGCAAAAGGTAACGAAGTGCTCACAAACGGTGGTTTAGTGGGTAAAATCACTAAAGTGTCTGCCGATGACGATAACATCGTGATTGCATTAAACGATACCACTGAAGTCACGATTCAACGTGCATTCGTGGTTGCTGTGTTACCAAAAGGCTCATTGAAATCAATGTAATTTTCTTTCCTTTCAAATATAGGGACTTATTGTGTTAAACCGTTTCCCTCTTTGGAAGAATCTGATGGTGATCTTTATGGTCGCCATCGGCGTTTTGTACGCCTTGCCAAATCTTTATGGTGAAGATCCTTCCGTACAAATTTCTGGTACCCGTGGACAACAAGCAACTGCGGAAACCCTTTCTAAAGTACAAACCGTACTCAATTCTATGAATATCACGCCTAAAGCAATGAGCTTTGAAAATGGTTCAATTTTAGTGCGTTTAAATAAAGATGAGGAACAACTGCCTGCGAAAGATAAAATTTCTGAAGCGCTCGGCAACAATTTCTCCGTTGCTCTAAATCTTGCCCCTGCGACACCTGAATGGCTCACTTCAATCGGAGGGGAACCAATGAAACGGGGCTTGGATTTGCGTGGTGGCGTTCGCTTCTTAATGGAAGTGGATATGAACACGGCGTTAGCCAAACAGCAACAACAGTTGCAAGATACGCTACGTACTGAACTTCGTCGTGAAAAATTGCAATATAAAGCAGTCAATAAAGGTGAGAATTTTGCCACTGATATTGAGTTTGCTGATGCAGAAACGGCTGAAAAAGCGGCTCGTTTTGTTCGCCGTACCCATACCGATTTAGAAGCGAATTTCATCAATCCAACTGCTGTATCTTTTACGCCTTCTGCCCTTGCATTGACGTCCTCTCGTGATGCTGCAATTGAACAAAACTTATCCATTTTGCGTAAACGTGTAGAAGAATTGGGCGTTTCGGAACCCACCATTCAACGTCAAGGTGCGGACAGAATTGTGGTGGAACTACCTGGCGTTCAAGATACCGCTCGTGCAAAAGAAATTCTCGGTGCAACGGCAACGTTAGAATTCCGTTTAGTCAATACCACAGCGAACCCAGATTCCGCCGCTCGTGGCATTGTGCCTGCCGATTCTGAAGTGAAGTTCACTCGTAATGGCGAACCAACCGTCTTATTCCGCAAAGCGGTTTTAGGCGGTGAACATATTATTAATGCAAGTTCTGGTCTTGACGATAAAGGCTTGCCACAAGTTAGCATCAATCTTGATGGGGCAGGCGGTGATTTAATGGGAGCCGCAACCAAAAGTGCCGTGGGTAAACCGATGGCAACGCTTTATAGTGAATATAAAGACAGCGGTCGTCGAGACGAAAACGGTAAAGTGATTTTGGAAAAACACGAAGAAGTGATCAACGTGGCAACCATTCAAGCACGTTTAGGTAGCCAATTCCAAATCACAGGGATCAAAAGCCCTGCAGAAGCACAAAACCTTGCTGTGTTACTTCGTTCTGGTGCGTTAATTGCACCAATTGTCATTGTGGAAGAGCGTACCATCGGGGCATCTCTTGGTGCAGATAACGTTGAACAAGGAATGCAAGCGGGTATTTTAGGCTTAGTGCTTACGATTATTTTCTGTTTGGCGTACTACAAAGTCTTCGGTATTTTCGCCACAATGGCGTTGATCAGCAATCTTGTGCTAACTATTGGGTTGATGTCACTTATAGGTGCAACTTTAACAATGCCAGGGATTGCGGGGATCGTACTTGCCGTTGGGATGTCTGTAGATGCAAACGTCTTGATTTATGAACGAATTAAAGAAGAAATTCGTCATGGTCGCTCGATCCAACAAGCGATCCATGAAGGCTACAATGGAGCGTTTACCAGTATTTTTGACTCGAACTTAACCACTGTTCTCACCTCTTTAATTCTCTATGCCGTGGGTACAGGCCCTGTCAAAGGCTTCGCTATTACGCTTGCATTAGGTGTCATTATTTCTATGTTTACCGCAATTACTGGAACACGAATGCTCGTGAACTGGGTGTATGGCGGTAAACGAGTGAAAAAACTGTGGATTTAAGAGGAACAAGACAAAATGCAACAAATTGAAAAAGAGGTAGAATTCAAACTACCATACCGTTTGGTGCCATTTATGAAATTTAGAATGGCGGCTTTTGTATTCTCTATCTTACTGACGATAGCGTGTATTTTTACGATTGCAACCAAAGGGTTCAACTGGGGATTAGATTTCACTGGCGGAACCGTTATCGAAACGCAATTCTCACAACCCGCTGATCTTGGCAAAGTGCGTTCTACTTTGGACGAAAACGGTTATCACAGTGCGACTGTGCAAACTTTTGGGTCGCAAAAAGATGTCATCATTCGTTTGCCTGCGTCTGCGGGAGATACCAAACTAGGTAACCAAGTTATGGGGCTGATTCACCAAAAACTCGATGCCGATGCAACGATTAAGAGTATTGAATTTGTAGGTCCAAATGTGGGTGAAGAATTAACTCAAGGTGCGATTTACGCCACCCTAGCCACTCTTGCCATGTTACTACTCTATGTAGGCATTCGTTTTGAATGGCGTTTAGCTGTCGGCGGGATCTTAGCACTTTTCCACGATGTCATCGTTACTCTTGGCGTATTTTCATTGCTACAAATTGAGATCGACTTAACCTTCGTAGCAGCGATTTTATCGGTAGTGGGGTACTCGTTGAACGACAGTATCGTAGTTTTCGACCGTGTGCGTGAGAATTTCCCCAAAATTCGTCGTCGCACAGCGGTAGAAGTGATCGATATCTCACTTAGCCAGACGCTTTCTCGAACCTTAATGACTTCGGTCACAACGTTATTCGTAGTATTAGCGTTATACTGGCTCGGAGGCCCAACACTACACAGCTTCTCGCTTGCATTATTAATTGGTATTGGATTCGGGACTTACTCCTCAATTTATATTGCCATTGGCGTAGCGTTACAACTCGGCTTGCAACGTGAACATATGACCCCGCCAGTGGTAGAAAAAGAAGGAGCAGAGCAAGAATCCCTTGTTGACTACTAATGTGACAAGCGGTCAGTTCCCACCCAAAATTTGCAAAAAATAGGAAGGAACTGACCGCTTGTAGAAACAAAAAATCGCCTAGAAATCACTTTCTAGGCGATTTTTTTAGGCTTTACGCTCTTGCAAGCCTTTCCAAATATAGTAACCATTGACACAGGTTACAAAAATATTCAGTCCAGCAACGGGATAAGAACCGACTAAAAATCCGTAAATCACGAAACAAACCGCCCCAACCGCATTCATTAAACGTAATTTAATCATATCTTTAAGTAAAAAAGACGTGGCGACAAGCACCATTGCCACATAACCTAAGATTTCAACTGCATTCATACTTTATGCCCTTCTTATAAAAAAATGAAACTGGCGGTATTTTACCTGTTCTTGTTTAGCTTGTCGGCAAGTGGTAGTGAACGCAAAGGTTTGCGTGAAAAAAATTTACAAAAAACACTGTTTTTTTGGCATAAATGACGTACAATGCATTCATATTTGTACTAGTTAAATAGTATTTATGGACATTATACTGCAATTTTTATCTTCCTTTCTTACCAACATCACTTGGATCGGAGCCTTAGAACTCGGGCTAATTTACGCCTTAGTTGCTCTTGGCGTACTGATTTCTTACAAAATTCTCGATTTCCCTGATTTAACCGCAGACGGCAGCTTTCCGTTAGGTGGCGGTGTTTGCGTACTTTGTATTTTGAATAATGTCGATCCTTGGCTGGCTACATTGTGCGGTATGTTGGCGGGATCGATAGCGGGTGTGATCACTGCCAGTTTGCATATCGGCTTTAAGATCGAAAAACTGTTAGCGAGTATTTTGATGATGATCGCTCTCTATTCGATCAACTTACGCATTATGGGCAAACCGAATGTTTCTCTGCTCGGCGATCCAACCGTTTATGACAGCATTACTGCAAATGACGATTTGCAGTTGGCGATAGTCCGCTTGTTGATTGCGGTGTTTGTGGTGGCAATTGCGAAATTGCTGTTTGATCTCTTTTTTGCTACGCAAACAGGCTTAGCAATTCGAGCAACAGGCACTAATGCCCGAATGGCAAAAGCACAAGGTATTGCGGTGAATAAAATGACATTGCTCGGTATGGCGATTTCTAACGGCTTAATTGCATTGGCAGGGGCTTTGTATGTGCAAAGTAATGGCGGTTTTGATATTTCGATTGGCGTTGGCACCATCGTGATTGGTTTGGCTGCGGTGATTATCGGCGAAGCGATTTTTTCAGCAAAACGGATTGTTTGGCTCACGTTGGCGGTAATTATCGGCTCAATTTTATACCGTTTCTTCATTGCATTAGCATTGAATAATAACACGTTAAACGGCATTGGCGTAGGGCCGCAAGATCTCAATTTAATCACCGCCCTGCTCGTGGTCGCAGTGCTTGCCTTACCGAAGTTTAAACACAAATTCGCACAAAAACGGGGGCGATAATGATCGAATTGGATAATCTGTTTATCACCTTTAATCGTGGTACCGCAATCGAAAATCCAGTATTAAAAGGGCTTTCGCTGACCGTTCAAGAAGGCGAATTTGTTTGTGTGATCGGCAGCAACGGAGCGGGCAAATCGACGATGCTCAATGCAATTAGTGGCGATTGTGCGATTGATGCGGGTAAAATTCTTATTCAAGGACAAGATGTCAACCAACAAAGCAGCTGGCAGCGGGCAAATTTGGTTGCTCGTGTGTTTCAAGATCCAATGGCAGGCACTTGTGAATCACTCACTATCGAAGAAAATATGGCGTTAGCCTATCAACGTGGACAAAAACGGGGGTTGGGTTTTGCGTTAAATCGCAAACGGCGTGAACTGTTTCGAGAAAAGCTCGCTCTGCTCGGTTTAGGCTTGGAAAATCGCTTAACGGATCAAATGGGACGGCTTTCAGGCGGACAACGCCAAGCAGTCAGTTTATTGATGGCATCGCTACAACCTTCTAGTATTTTATTGTTGGACGAACACACCGCTGCACTGGATCCCAAAACCACGGCATTTGTGTTGGAGCTAACGAATAAAATCGTACGAGAGCAAAAACTTACCACGCTGATGGTCACGCACTCTATGCGGCAAGCGTTGGATTATGGCGATCGCACCGTGATGTTGCATCAAGGGCAAGTCGCATTTGATGTTGCTGGAAAAGCACGGCAGAAAATGGATGTGCCTGATTTATTGCATTTGTTTGAACAGAATCGGCATGAAAAACTGAGTGATGATGGTTTACTGCTTAGTTGAAAAGGTTGATTTGCAAAAAATTCACAGGAACTGACCGCTTGTCATACTAAAATGGACGCAATTGCGTCCATTTTGGGGTTAATAAAACCCGCCAAATCCAATACCAATACTTCCACCAGATCGGGGATTTCCCCATGCTCTTTCATATCCCATATGGGGAACTAAAACAGGCACTCTCTCATAGTAGTGATACACCTGCACCTTTGGCTTACGATCACTGTGATTTAAATCACTATCATCAAAATGTGCCGCTGGATCAACGGTTTTCCCACTCGCAATTTTCTGTTGATATTCTTCAACGGCTTTCATATCCATGGGCACACTGCTCTGGTGTGTAGATGTAGAACAAGCACTCACAATACACGGCAACAGTGCTAAAACGATTTTTTTCATATATTGCTCCTCTGCAAACTTGCGGCAGTTAGACCGCTAGCAGACTAAAATTATCCCGAAAAATATGTAAAACTTATCCAATAAAAAAGCACCCGAAGGTGCTTTTTCTCTATTCTTTAAAAATTAAAGAGCCGATTTTGCTTTAGCAACTAAAGCAGCGAATGCCACTTTGTCAAATACGGCAATATCCGCAAGGATCTTACGATCGATTTCAACAGACGCTTTTTTCAAGCCGTTGATGAATTTGCTGTATGATAAACCGTTTTGACGAGCTGCCGCATTGATACGAGCAATCCATAATTGACGGAATTGACGTTTACGCTGACGGCGGTCACGATAAGCATATTGTGCAGCTTTAACTACTGCTTGGAAAGCAACGCGATACACGCGTGAACGTGCACCATAATAACCTTTAGCAGCCTTAAGAACTTTCTTATGGCGTGCTCTTGCAATAACACCACGTTTTACACGAGCCATTATTAAATCTCCTAATTGTCTATTGGGCGTCTGCCCACATTTTTAACTAAAATTAACTAACCGTACGTTGTACTTCATCAAACGCTTATGCGTATGGCAAGCACGCAACGACTAAAACTTGGTCTGATTTCGCTACCATTGATTTGTGACGTAAGTGACGTTTACGTTTAGTGGTTTTCTTAGTCAAAATGTGACGTAAGTGAGATTGTTTACGTTTGAAACCGCCTGAAGCTGTTTTTTTGAAACGCTTAGCAGCACCACGTACTGTTTTGATTTTTGGCATTGTTTAATAACTCCGCATTGTTTGTTTAAAATTAGCCATTAGGCGAAACTTGCAAAAAAATATTAAAATTTAACCGCTTGTTTACTTGAGTGCACTAATGACACAATGAAAGCGATTTTCATCGCGGCAAGTCGAAACTTGTAAAGCAAATCAGGCTGCGAAATATGCCTGTGGATTGCTTAATTTCCCTTTAAAGAGAAACTTGAGAAGTATACTGTTTTTTTTTATTTTTTCAATATAATTACAAAAATTTGTCGTTCTTTTAGGA
The nucleotide sequence above comes from Pasteurellaceae bacterium Orientalotternb1. Encoded proteins:
- a CDS encoding protein-export membrane protein SecF, with protein sequence MQQIEKEVEFKLPYRLVPFMKFRMAAFVFSILLTIACIFTIATKGFNWGLDFTGGTVIETQFSQPADLGKVRSTLDENGYHSATVQTFGSQKDVIIRLPASAGDTKLGNQVMGLIHQKLDADATIKSIEFVGPNVGEELTQGAIYATLATLAMLLLYVGIRFEWRLAVGGILALFHDVIVTLGVFSLLQIEIDLTFVAAILSVVGYSLNDSIVVFDRVRENFPKIRRRTAVEVIDISLSQTLSRTLMTSVTTLFVVLALYWLGGPTLHSFSLALLIGIGFGTYSSIYIAIGVALQLGLQREHMTPPVVEKEGAEQESLVDY
- a CDS encoding preprotein translocase subunit YajC, whose translation is MQQGGGMEMIFILVIFGLIFYFMIYRPQAKRQKQQRELLASLAKGNEVLTNGGLVGKITKVSADDDNIVIALNDTTEVTIQRAFVVAVLPKGSLKSM
- a CDS encoding type III restriction endonuclease subunit M — encoded protein: MAESLQSANVPLNREAYSLNWLGKSYARYLRDCPPQTLLAEDATHNQQAQNRHSQNLLIKGDNLEVLKHLKNAYQNQVKMIYIDPPYNTGSDGFVYQDDRKFSPEQLAELATMSIEEAKRVLDFTAKKSNSHSAWLTFMYPRLYVARQLLKDDGVIFISIDDNEQAQLKLLCDEVFGEENFVGEIAWQKIHSTKNDAKYFSNSHEYIFCYAKIISNIEIKLLPRTEKMNARFSNPDNDPRGVWSSGDLIANEERSSGYFDVISPNGQVFNVPKGKHWVYSQENLEKLIQENRIWFGKNGTAFPRLKRFLSEVQQGKKADTLWFSEYFGNNQEAKREIKKLFNDISLFDTPKPVRLITQILRLSSNSNDLIMDFFAGSGTTAHAVMQLNAEDGGNRQFICVQLPEETDKKSEAYKAGYCTIFDITQARIEKSAVKIRQDFPDFNGDLGFQIFETVPDFRALADDDFQPQQELPTVGELSDEQYRTLLTTWRLYDGNPLTTPLQAVSLGDYFANWCGNTLYIVQAGFDSRAIKALLHKLDQDNHFLPERIVLFGDNVDSAKQKELQQALHSYTNRKKLNISLLVRY
- a CDS encoding lactate dehydrogenase; amino-acid sequence: MNAVEILGYVAMVLVATSFLLKDMIKLRLMNAVGAVCFVIYGFLVGSYPVAGLNIFVTCVNGYYIWKGLQERKA
- a CDS encoding ribosomal protein S12 methylthiotransferase accessory factor YcaO, whose protein sequence is MTQTFILGKDAALEDSIANFQTKLKQLGFNIEEASWLNPVPNVWSVHIRDKDCPQCFTNGKGATQKAALASALGEYFERLSTNYFWSDFYLGSKMAEADFVHYPSEKWFAIEDEETLPDGILDPFLLDYFDPNGDLTPDLLVDLQSGNYDRGIVALPYTRQSDQQTVYIPQSIVANLFVSNGMSAGNSQNEARVQGLSEVFERFVKNRIITEAISLPEIPQSVIDGYPTIKASIEKLEEEGFPILCYDASLGGEFPVICVILLNPNNGTCFASFGAHPNFQVAFERTVTELLQGRGLKDLDVFAPPSFNNDDVADHANLETHFIDSSGLISWDLFKSEADYAFVHWDFSGTTEQEFANLMAIFNKYEQEVYIMDYEHLGVYACRILAPGMSNIYPSDDLIYANNNMGMDWREILLDLPYFHHDAQTYQELLDELDEQSIDDMTRVREFIGIVAEKGSAMQTLRIGELKAMLHLALGNLEQALDWANWTANMNASVFSAERNNYYRCLIQSIELFLDENREPTQYRMVFEKMYGVEAVDFAWKAIQGGNPFHGLQGADESLESLKAHQKLLDAYQKVQKAKVNPIAR
- a CDS encoding protein-export membrane protein SecD; translated protein: MVIFMVAIGVLYALPNLYGEDPSVQISGTRGQQATAETLSKVQTVLNSMNITPKAMSFENGSILVRLNKDEEQLPAKDKISEALGNNFSVALNLAPATPEWLTSIGGEPMKRGLDLRGGVRFLMEVDMNTALAKQQQQLQDTLRTELRREKLQYKAVNKGENFATDIEFADAETAEKAARFVRRTHTDLEANFINPTAVSFTPSALALTSSRDAAIEQNLSILRKRVEELGVSEPTIQRQGADRIVVELPGVQDTARAKEILGATATLEFRLVNTTANPDSAARGIVPADSEVKFTRNGEPTVLFRKAVLGGEHIINASSGLDDKGLPQVSINLDGAGGDLMGAATKSAVGKPMATLYSEYKDSGRRDENGKVILEKHEEVINVATIQARLGSQFQITGIKSPAEAQNLAVLLRSGALIAPIVIVEERTIGASLGADNVEQGMQAGILGLVLTIIFCLAYYKVFGIFATMALISNLVLTIGLMSLIGATLTMPGIAGIVLAVGMSVDANVLIYERIKEEIRHGRSIQQAIHEGYNGAFTSIFDSNLTTVLTSLILYAVGTGPVKGFAITLALGVIISMFTAITGTRMLVNWVYGGKRVKKLWI